One part of the Lotus japonicus ecotype B-129 chromosome 2, LjGifu_v1.2 genome encodes these proteins:
- the LOC130738023 gene encoding uncharacterized protein LOC130738023, with translation MADTTAQKKHFRIAKLKLPTLAAENIKSQLQQLTHGDSRPIHFDLGFEIRKAPTLRAALLSNEFFRNLGSSGTQQFSMQLKRLGFIPDNPLNMFTEVFSEIKQGPNNIKFKAACEIPSLPDIYSTKESKAACDMPLLPNNNVKMLTDAASYKNGPTSGFNSLFNNIKRK, from the exons ATGGCAGACACTACAGCACAGAAGAAACACTTTCGGATAGCCAAGCTGAAACTTCCAACCTTGGCCGCAGAGAATATCAAAAGCCAGTTGCAGCAGCTAACCCATGGAGATAGTAGGCCAATTCATTTTGATCTAG GATTTGAAATACGCAAGGCTCCAACATTGCGGGCGGCTTTGCTTTCAAATGAATTTTTCAGAAACCTTGGATCTTCTGGTACTCAACAGTTTAGCATGCAACTTAAGAGACTTGGTTTCATACCAGACAACCCTCTTAACATGTTCACTGAAGTGTTTTCTGAAATTAAACAAG GACCCAATAATATTAAATTCAAAGCTGCATGTGAAATACCATCTCTTCCGGACATATATTCAACTAAAGAATCCAAAGCTGCCTGTGATATGCCATTGCTTCCAAACAACAATGTGAAGATGCTCACGGATGCTGCCTCCTACAAAAATGGCCCTACAAGTGGGTTCAACAGCCTGTTCAATAATATCAAGAG GAAATAA